The DNA segment tattttatgttttaacaattaagaaacaaattgccacatgtgttttttttttaagtttacagtaaaatctctttaatttttaattaaaatagttttttaacttcaacataaaactattttatgggttaatatgaattttaaaatttgaactatAGAAAAAACCAATTTTGAATGAAGATATATGaacatgaaaaacatatttaacctttattttattaatctacaaaaaattgaaattcatattaatattttaacgaTAATGTTTCTTTTGTAAATAACACTTCATTAAATATAACATGTAggatttatttaattatatacttAATTTCAATGAAAAAAGTAgcaaataaaaatcatattctCTCTAATAGATTAATTGATTCAAAGATATTATAATTTAGCAGACTTTTGTAAATTGTCTTACTAGACTCAAACATGATTGTCTATTATAATCACATAAGAACTAATAATCTGGTGTAATATCCAAATCATTATTCCTAATTTGAAATTAGTAGGCACTATACCTGTGATCTcgtataaaaaaatcatattttgaaGTTGAAGAAAAATGCTGTctgttttttgaattaaaatatatttcttataagattaataatattgtaagagtaaatacatatttaaataataaaaataaaatttaaagatacCAAATTTGAAAAGGCATAAAATTTAAGCAGATGAGACAGGAGTGTAACtccattaaaaaaagaaaaaatgtatgAAGCCCAAAACAAGCTGGAATCTAATGAGAGTATGATTTGTTTGGTAGCTTTTGGAGGCCCTACTTTAAAGCAGATTTTGTTGGTTTCGCTTTCTTCCATCACTAAGACCAATTTTGCCAGTGTGATCCAGTTTGAATAACTTGTCTGATTTCAGAAATGGTATTAAAatactttctattttttttttaatttctctatattcaaatttatacatattatttaatacaaataaCTTTATAACTCTACcgccaaatatatatatatatatatatataaataaaatttgtctATTGTCGAATTATTTAGTTAAGGCATAAAATATCAACGTTCTTTTTGCAAGTAAATTTTAGAAAATCTTAATTGGGACAGCAGAATAATATCTTAATACGATCATGTGTAGTACATTTTAATCAGTTTCTATTTTCTAAAACAGGGTTTTAAGTGAAGGAAGCATATAAAGGGCAATGATTTCTTTTAAAGTGATGAAATTTGTAAGTTCTTATTGTATTTTGAACACCGATCTTCTGTGACTAAAATAGACAAACGGATatcaaccttttttttttcttgttgtattgAAGGTTCATAAGCTTTGAATGTGTTTGTAGATCTCGTTGTTTGAATCTCaatctctttttctttcttattttttttattcaaaagatTCAGAAGCTTTATACTACTTCGGAAGAAGACATTTGTCAAAGATATCGTCAAATACATAATATTTGGTTTCTATGAATATACACGAAAGTATATATTCGGTTCCAAATTTTGGTTCCAAATTCAATTATTGTTTGTCAAAAATTCAATCGGTAAATCAGTTATTATGCAccaataataaagaaattagTAATCGATGTTGTTGGATTAGTAAggatgtgtttggattgaggagtaGATTTGATAGAGTGGATTTGAAGTGATTTAAAAGGAAAGTGAAGTTGTTTAGATTGAGGTATATTAATGTAGATTTgtaaagaaagtttattgaaatttgtgagtgatatatttaaaattaataaataataaaaatacatattaataattaaattttaaattactttttattttttattttaattattcattttattataatataaaaatatatattaagcattatacttatatttatattaaaacataacttttatatataatcaattcatatataattaatttttaaaaaccaaCTTTCTTTACAAATCTCTTCATCatcaaagaaaatttgaaagaatAAAAATGCATCGTTTTTCGTGATTTTCTATCATTTTTTCTTGTGTTTCTAATTTTCCCTTCAATACTTTCATTCACTCCTTTATTTGTCTTTCTCTTCCTAGAAACAAGCATACCCTAAATCAATCAtgattttatgtttaaaaaagtGACCGATTTTGGTTATTTAGTGATTTTTCGGTTACACTGAAATTTCATCTTACATTTATCTTCTTTATTTACCATTATACATTATTAAGGTGCATCTTGAGCAAAATTAATGATTCATTGCTTTTATGTGATGTAAATCATTCTTTGATAGGACTCTTTTTAACCAACAGGTACATTTTTTTTAGATCTCATGTAAATATGTTATCAATATCAAGTTTATTGGACATAGCTTACTAGTGACATTTTTGGTTGGGAGGAGAAAAGTAATTAGAATTAATGTTTTGGTGCTATATATGGCATATTTTGTGTTTATTATGACATGTTTTAACTCATTTTCTGTCTAGTTGAAATTTCATATTCCtccatcttattttatttttagttttgtaaaTAGGCTGTAACAATtctaatattttcaaatttaatatatattttgttgttgatgaaaaaacattattaagatgccttaatatttttttttcaagtttgtaaaataaaaaatgaaaaccaaaatgttgataaaaggaaaaggaaaaaaggATTAACTTCAAAACAATTTCACATTTTAAATGTAAGACTTTTAAACCACGAAAAAAATAaggtgaaattaattttaaatttcatacaCAACTTAAAAAAGTTGCATATGTCTAAGTCAATagtcataataaaaatatttttgaaattagtAATTAGCTTTTAAAGAATAAGAAATCAATATAGCATTGGTTAAGTAAGTAAACataacaaaattgaaaaaaaaaatcacttcaaGATAGTGTCCACTTGGTGATACTAATTACCAAACATACACTTGTGATTCCTAATCATAAGCTAGCCATAAGAACAACTTGGCATATATAAAAGGATCAAACTCCCAATATTTGGGATGTAGAAGTaggaaatgaaaaaaagaaggtTTATTTCCATTTCAAATGTGAAGTTGGGataaatttgaatttggaagaAGCGTGATAGAGTTGGACACTTGCAATTAATAAAATCACATGACACAACAATCGATAATCAAATAACATATGGAACACAGTTggcaaaaaaaatcatgttttacGTGCATGTCTTGTTAGAAAAGCCGTCaatgaaaatgacatatttCAAATCAGCATGCCCTGCTAAAACTTTTCCCTAATTATATAGTGAAGTAAACCACGAAAAATAATAGTGATTTTATACTTTGATttcatcaaaatattttataattctattattaataaaaaatatttacaaaaatttgGTAAAAAGAACttgaagataaataaataataattaacacAAAGGTATGTTCGGTTAATAAACTACTAATTTGGTTCGTCTAGTATAACCCTATCTTTTAAGTAATCgttaaagtaataaatttatacAAATCAAAATATTGAATATCTATCAATTTAGTGTCTGAATaagtattttattaatattgaaaaactattttgaaacattttttttaaaattcgaGATACTAtgtaacattatttttaatatttagaatCGACTGATCTTGATATCATGCTGCCCACCAAGAGTCAAATATAACTTCTATATTTGGTCACTCCTCAGAACTTTAATTAGCAAAAAAAACGATTGGCTATACTATTTATATgtaaaaaagaattattttgagaaaaatttggaggattatatttaaaaaagaaaaatgttttataattttgattcgAAAATATCTAGACACGTAAAAGAAAAAGTggatgaaaaatgaaataagtAGGTTTCAACTTGGCTTTGAGGAGACAGGGGACACGAGGTCAGTGTCATAATCCTGAGCTTTGAAAAAGAGAGTTCAATTGGTGAAAGTCCTTTTCACTTGGTCCAATTTGTTAGGTTAGTTTCCTTCAAGTCCAAATTGGCTTCAATATGACGGTGAAAGGTGAAAGATGAAAGGCACTTACCACGATATTTATTTGGCCTACATCACATATTTTTACTTTTGGTGCTAATCACATAACATTTTATTGCTAGTCAGAGGAAAAGGGGTTCCCATCATTAATTGCAATGTTGGTGTTTTTTCCATTTATCTTTTTGAGATATCTGACTCATCATTGTGAAAACTTCCGATAAGCACAGCTAGATTACGCCATTAAGTTGAATTAGGAAAAAAGTTGTGTTAATTGGCTAAAGAGTCCTTATGATTGTGCAACACAAGTGtgtttattacagttaaaaagGCAAATTGGCCAAAAGAAATTAGGCCAGAAGAGTCGGTGGAACTAGCTGTTTCACATAGTACTTCccactttttcttttctgcaATTGTCATTCATACACTAAGgtgttaaaattttatttaaaaattcacCAGCATTATTCTAACTAACGGGAGTGGTAGTTCATCTGcattcacattttttatttttattattatatatatttaaatttatttaaatgaaatatagaTTTATGTCTATTCATATTTGTAAGTATTAGAAACTCAGAAAGAACACGAAAAGTATGTTAATAaatgagaaaaaagagagataaagtgagaatgaacgaagagaaaaaaacaatgataaaaattcaaaaattgaaattgaaaaccATGCGTGAAAATATTGAAGAAATGGAGATAtcttttagaaattaaattaaaaaaaaacactctaCATTCAAAACGGCTTCTCATaactattttaatatgttttagaataaaataaaaaatgacgtAATATTCATAAtacaacaataaaattaaatattaatataagaataaaataaaaaaaaaatttaacaacagttaaagagaaaaatctcttttatatataagtataaatgCTACATACTCCAACACGTTCACaaaatctttattttaatttcaatttcaaaatggAAATAACATGTATGGATAAATCAGATTAGAAAAACCAAATAgcttttttttactataaaattattaaataaaaattaattttacagaaaaaataattaattatcatatatttattaaattaaatattattttaaatattaaaaaaatttaatatttaaattaatttctatcattaataaatagtttttaaattgatatctaattaattatcaaaattttaattattaattatttagattttaaactatttactaattataaaaaataataaatattaataattttttaatctttaaactAGTATCAAATTTAATCCATATAGTATTTAATTgtcttttttataaattaagttttatttaataatttttttagtataagCATCACTTAGCAAATTTTACTAGTAACACCAACAAACTAGAGTATAATAAGCTTTTTAATCATATACtcgtttaaaaattaaaaaaaaagttataaataacaATGTTATAATATGTTAATGACATATTTTTCATATGTTAAATACAACATGGAAAATAGGATAACATTGAAAGCAATAATGAGATGATATTTGAAGAAATAAATTTAGTGGGATTAGAGTTAGTGATGATCAACTAGATATATATACAAAATTCTTAAATTGCTCTGTAgtgaaaaaactatttatttatttaggaatTTAGATTTTATCTGTAACAAGCACAAATCAAGTCATTTCTTTCATAAAAACATCTGAAACATCTAGGTTGGCTTGATAGTAATACATTGAAAAAGGAAGACAATTCATGAATCTTAGACATAACTCATGAATTTGGTGCAATAAAATTGGAAAAGTTTTTTCTATTAAAGGTGAAGAAATTCTGTGCAAACATGAAGTTATATCAAGTCTTTCACCAAAAAGCCAAAACAACCAATGACAGAgcatatttttgtaattttttgttgCACACTGGGTGATATGTCTATTTGTTAGTATTAGGAGTTCAGTTTTTTGAAGAGTgtatttttctgaatatataaatgaagatgTATCACAAGTTTCTATCTATAAAATTTACCTATTATTAAAGGATATTTATATTAACAATTTAACTTTTATCATAAAGGGATATCAAAAGACATAATCTTAACATCTAACATTTTTTGTGTTAGTATATATATACGAATAATCTTGAAGTGTATGAACAAAACAAAATGTATGTTTTACCATGAATATAGGTGTAATACATATAAATTGTACATGAAATACATCATCGAATAGAATCACAACTACTTCTGCTTCAATAAGAGAAATGTATACAGATTTCTCCATTATTGCAACAagaacatatttaaattatcatcTAAAATATCATGTCTACACTATAATCTCACGATTTTCCTTCTTGATGTGTTCTAATTCCTGGTTTCCTTCGAATTTGACATATTTATACCACTTGGCCAATGCAATATATACTACAAGATCAGCAAGTGTTAGTGCTGCTAAGAGGAAGAAGAACCTGTCCAAATGTCCGAGGTTTAGGTTTCCTGGTATCCATCCAGGTATGTCATGTTTGGTAGAGATTTTCATTACAATAGCAACAAGCAAACTACTTACGTAGTTTCCTAGTGATATTGATGTCATGCAAAGTGCACTGCCAAAGCTTTTCAATCCTTCAGGTGCCTGTCCGTTGAAGAACTCCAATTGAGGCACGTACATGAAAACCTCTGATGCTCCTGTGAGTACATATTGTGGCACTTGCCAAAATATAGACAGTGAACTAGACCCATCGCATTTATCACAATCTTTTATTGCATACCTCAGCCTGAATTTCTCCACCGTTCCTGCTGAAACCATGGCCATGATTGCAAGGACTAGGCCAACTCCCATCCTTTGAAGCTCTGTGAGTTTGGATTTCATTGTTTTGGCCACAAGAGGGTCAAGAGCGTGCCTataaatgaagatgaaaaatGCCACTCCTAATATGTCGAAGCTGGACATGCTTGCTGGAGGAATATTGAAACTTGAAACTCTAGTGTCCATGGCATCTCCTTGCACCACAAAGAGTGATGCCATTTGAGCAAAAACAACTGAGTACATTATGGTGCACAGCCAAATTGGGAGTAGTCTTAGTACGCATTTCACTTCTTCTACTTGTGTCACAGTGGATAGACGCCACGGATTGCGTTTATTCTCTTCTATCTGCTCCAAATCTTTTGATGTGATCAATGCTGCTTTATCTAAGAACCTGACAAAAATCAGTGCAAATTTCATCAATGACTTGCTAACAGcagtatatttattatatttttttatcataagcACAGAAAAGATATAATTTACGTGTTCCAACCTttgtaaaaaaaacatatagtCCAAGAAAATTTTAACTTCTTAGttgaaaaacaacttaaaatttaaagatacTTCGACATCCTATCaacaactattaattaaatatatatatcagGAGTTTTACACCAATCAAAGAATTACGAGTTTAATGAAAGTGAGAACGAATACGAATTGAGTACATTTATTATATATCTAGGTTTTGTCTAACTCATTCACTTATTCGTAAAAGAgtaaaaacaattcaaaatgtaATGTGTGTGAGAGGGTGGGGAAAATGATGATGAACACACCTAAATCCTTCTGTCTGGAGCATTTTTCTCCTTCCATTATGTGAGGATTCTTGAACCTCATAAAGTTTATCTTCAGCTGATACCTTGAACTTCCATTTTTTTGCGGCAGCAACAAAAACTTGGCCAACTCTGGGTAGAGGGTTTCCAACAGACTTGAAGTATCTATACCTTCGTGTGCCACATAGGAACAAAACCAATGCAATAGCAGCAGAGGCAGTTGATGCCCAGAATCCCAAAGTCCATTGTCCCTTATCCTCAAAATAATCCAATACAGTGTTTGAGAAGAGGGAGCCAAGGTTCAAAGCCAAATAGAAGTAGCTAAAAAATGCTACTTTTGAAAGCTGTTCTTTAGGATCCCCTTCATCAAATTGGTCTGCCCCAAATGTGGCTATGTTAGGCTGATATCCTCCGTTTCCCAACGCAATTAGGTATATGGAAATATAGAAGAAAGCCATTTGATATGATGAGTGTGATCCACATTGTAATTCTTTGTCACCACAACCACTCGGATTCAGTAGGAATATGTGAGATGACAATGATAATGCAATTAAACCCTGCCATAATGATAATGAAATTAAACCCTGCCACACCAAACTCTTGCTAATCTTTAACTTGATCCAAACCTAATTTGGTGCAATTCCAGAACAAGTGTGTACCttaaattttatgttatgttaaCCTAATTGACTTGATGTTCCatttttagtttaatatttctCTGATTTTATAATAGGAAAAGAAGTCAAAACCTCATCTCTTTTTTTTACACAACTCTTTCCCCTTGAATATAAATTCAAGCGACCAGgaaatagtatttaataatgGTATAAATGCTAAGaccatttttattttcaatttttgaatttgtttacCATCAAATGAAGTATTTACTTTAGATgaatcaatatttttaataataaattggaaaaacaaTTAATAATGGAAATTAGGATTATATAAAGTACATATATGATAaactatataattattatttcaataaacAATTTCTCATTTTCCTCTCTAAAAGAAAATCCTCATTTTAAAAGTGTATATAACCTGTTTTCTACTCCTTCAAAAGtattataaaagattttttttttcaaaaactaataAATGTGAGTACTAGAACTATTCCAACACTGGATCTATGCCTAGATATTCGTAGTGCACATCATCACCAAAGAGTACTTCTCATACTACAAATAGAAGCTTTTTCTCAACCTAAAACgcattgacaaaaaaaaacttctagAAGCAGCCTAccccataaaaaataaaagatgttTAGTTTCCAAAATCATAACCAGAATTTACTAATTTAGACCAAATGAACGAACTTAATCAAATTGATGTTAATTTCGTATGTATTGTTGTTTAGTAAAAAAAGTCATTAGGATTTGGTCAGCGGATATGAATGGGTGATAATAATGTATGGAATTAATATGAAAGTTATTGTTACTAGATAGTTTTGGAAAGTTTGGTTTTGAGTTGTGAGATATTCCAAGCCACAATTTGGTGTAAAATGATATCTTTTTTTACTTTTGCTTAAGCTTTATGACTTCCAAAATCAAAGCCAGGCACACTAGTTAGCCATAATGAACTAGGTTAGGACAACATTAAATGAGAAATCCATGATGTTGAAGAAGAACAGATTTTTGCTTAAGTTAGATAGTTAGAAAATATACATGTGAATGTGTTTGGTTTTGGTTGAATGGAAAAGAACTTACAATGACAAAGATGAGCTGGAAGATGGCACAGGTGATGTACCTTCCCCAGTAAGAGTCACTGAGGAAAGCTCCAAGAAGAGAAAATATGTAAACTGTGCCTGTCCACTTGCTCACGTTGTTCGCTGCTTCGGCATTCTCTTGACCCATCACTCTCGTCAAAAACAACACCAGATTCACTCCCACTCCAAAGAATGCCAATGTTGCAAGCCCTTGGTTCACTGTTACACCACCCACACACAAGtccataaataaatattattcagtcacttttttaaaaaaaatattacctacttatatatatatatacatatttagttgcatcatcaatattattataaaaattatccGGTTGCCacactaaaaatttattaaataaataataaatataaaaaataattaattactatatttgttggagatttcacatcgactagaaattagACCATTTCATTGTACATGAGGAGGAGCAAACTTTACcctatgagtcggttttatgaggttgagttaaacttaaagtctactattttatatactaataatatttcagtttataaaaaatatgtctaatttagttaatatagtaattaattattttttttctaaaaataattttatttaataattttttttaatatcatgaCTTACTAGTTAAAAAATAtcgtttattttattaaaaaaataatataatataaagtatttcaaaaataccacaatctttattaaaaaaacattttacagTTCTCCATCTCTTCCTACAGAATTCATGTATTTCTTACAATCAGTTCTGTAATTTTCCTAAATATACAACACCACAAATTGTTCCTTGCTATTAATCAGTTGTTTGACAGCTTTTTAATCCCCTGCCCTTCGTGCCTTCATCAATTCATTAGACAACAGCCAAGTTGAAGAGTATCGTatgatttcatttttttttttactttacttCTATCACTGTATTTTTGGCAAAGCATGGAATGTTCTCTAGTTCTTacaacaatttatacaataataacTTTGTTAATCTCTTTTcattagattatttttttttataaagttttcattAGATTATTTAGtacatgtatttttttctttttctttgttgagtGAATGGCTGtacaaaaaagatatttttcctATGAAATTgctcaaataaaatataaaaaactagAATAACACTCAGTTTTATAATTATCTGGCATGCTGTATATAGTGTATAATTTCTCTAAAAGTTGaaataaatacttaaaaatatgTGAGTTTAGTTAAGTACCTAAAATCAAAATTCCAGTAACCCAAGTACCAGTTCTTGTTCGAACTGCAGGATTACCATGGCTATCAATAGCTCCATCTGACGTGCAAACCTCGTTGTCTCTATTCATCTTTCCCTTCATTTTGTCCTAAATATTATCATCAAATAATTACATGTTAGTTTGCCCAGAATCATAGCTATTGTTTAATTAAAAAGCATATGCAATAAAATTTATGTTGAATATGCTTGCTACTTATAAGTATAAAATTGAGATA comes from the Phaseolus vulgaris cultivar G19833 chromosome 8, P. vulgaris v2.0, whole genome shotgun sequence genome and includes:
- the LOC137825841 gene encoding protein NRT1/ PTR FAMILY 7.3-like — encoded protein: MGCLYFNKKDKMKGKMNRDNEVCTSDGAIDSHGNPAVRTRTGTWVTGILILVNQGLATLAFFGVGVNLVLFLTRVMGQENAEAANNVSKWTGTVYIFSLLGAFLSDSYWGRYITCAIFQLIFVIGLIALSLSSHIFLLNPSGCGDKELQCGSHSSYQMAFFYISIYLIALGNGGYQPNIATFGADQFDEGDPKEQLSKVAFFSYFYLALNLGSLFSNTVLDYFEDKGQWTLGFWASTASAAIALVLFLCGTRRYRYFKSVGNPLPRVGQVFVAAAKKWKFKVSAEDKLYEVQESSHNGRRKMLQTEGFRFLDKAALITSKDLEQIEENKRNPWRLSTVTQVEEVKCVLRLLPIWLCTIMYSVVFAQMASLFVVQGDAMDTRVSSFNIPPASMSSFDILGVAFFIFIYRHALDPLVAKTMKSKLTELQRMGVGLVLAIMAMVSAGTVEKFRLRYAIKDCDKCDGSSSLSIFWQVPQYVLTGASEVFMYVPQLEFFNGQAPEGLKSFGSALCMTSISLGNYVSSLLVAIVMKISTKHDIPGWIPGNLNLGHLDRFFFLLAALTLADLVVYIALAKWYKYVKFEGNQELEHIKKENREIIV